The following coding sequences are from one Triticum dicoccoides isolate Atlit2015 ecotype Zavitan chromosome 4A, WEW_v2.0, whole genome shotgun sequence window:
- the LOC119289982 gene encoding CCA tRNA nucleotidyltransferase, mitochondrial-like — protein MTLKLELSKEEEKIFLRLLDVVRHYRLGTTLRVAGGWVRDKLLGKQPTDIDIALDNITGQDFSQKVDAYLKLIGEGDKKRGTKLIPCNPDKSKHLETAKTYMFNKEIDFVNLRSEKYAESSRIPTMKDATPEEDAHRRDLTINSLFFNINDHIVEDFTKRGIDDVIKGLIDTPLDAKATFLDDPLRVLRAIRFAARFNFTLSDRLKEAASDEKVKLELACKISKERVGKEIDLMMSGEHPADAMSYIRDLGLFYIAFAFPKNCSPPVFDNCDRCCVSHIESAWNFAISVHSGVSHPMLLDEEEKLYLYSALFFPLRRMFYLNKNSKKIAVTSYIIQESLKLPACVAKSVLDVHAASRKFADLVLLFESNVASRVVRDEVEDACHDIPMDTWKRVYAGVVLNEIKDLWRVALAISIIFYPEAENAGGTLIQQQDELHRRKEQYMRVERSITDLGLNEVWKLEPLVNGKIIMQIMQKSESPLIGEWKKRLFKWQLAHPEGSRDDCVDWLNGSQSKRQKVESST, from the exons ATGACACTCAAATTAGAGCTatcaaaggaagaggagaagatctTCCTACGGCTTCTTGATGTAGTCCGTCACTACCGCCTTGGCACTACGCTTCGCGTCGCCGGTGGCTGGGTCCGGGACAAGCTACTAGGGAAACAACCTACTGACATTGACATTGCCCTTGATAATATCACGGGCCAGGATTTCTCCCAGAAAGTCGATGCCTACCTAAAGCTCATAGGGGAGGGGGACAAGAAACGAGGAACCAAACTTATCCCGTG CAATCCGGATAAATCCAAGCACTTGGAAACTGCTAAGACGTACATGTTCAACAAAGAAATTGATTTCGTCAACTTGAGGTCTGAAAAATATGCAGAAAGCAGCCGCATTCCCACCATGAAGGACGCCACTCCTGAAGAAGATGCCCACCGCAGGGACCTAACAATTAATAGCTTATTCTTCAACATCAACGATCACATTGTGGAAGATTTTACTAAAAGAGGTATTGACGATGTCATCAAGGGCCTTATTGACACTCCTCTAGATGCCAAAGCTACCTTCTTGGATGACCCACTTAGAGTTCTTCGGGCAATTCGATTTGCCGCTAGATTCAACTTTACGTTATCCGATAGGTTGAAAGAAGCTGCTTCAGACGAAAAGGTGAAGTTGGAACTTGCTTGCAAGATCAGCAAAGAACGTGTTGGGAAGGAGATTGATCTTATGATGTCAGGCGAACACCCAGCTGATGCAATGTCTTACATTCGTGATCTGGGGCTATTTTATATTGCATTTGCTTTCCCCAAAAATTGCAGCCCTCCAGTTTTTGACAATTGTGATCGCTGTTGTGTTTCACACATTGAATCAGCTTGGAACTTTGCGATTTCTGTGCACAGCGGAGTTTCCCATCCCATGCTGCTGGATGAAGAGGAAAAGCTTTACCTCTATAGTGCACTCTTTTTTCCCCTTCGAAGGATGTTCTACTTGAATAAAAATTCAAAGAAGATTGCTGTCACTAGCTATATTATTCAGGAGTCATTAAAGCTGCCAGCATGTGTTGCGAAATCGGTTCTCGACGTGCATGCTGCCAGCAGAAAGTTTGCTGATCTAGTGCTCCTGTTTGAATCCAATGTCGCTTCGCGAGTTGTCAGAGATGAGGTGGAAGATGCATGTCATGATATACCAATGGACACATGGAAGCGTGTTTATGCAGGAGTCGTACTTAATGAAATAAAGGACTTATGGCGGGTGGCACTTGCTATATCCATTATCTTTTATCCAGAAGCTGAAAATGCTGGCGGCACACTCATCCAGCAGCAGGATGAGCTGCATCGGAGGAAAGAGCAGTACATGAGAGTTGAGCGTTCCATAACTGATCTAGGTCTCAATGAGGTCTGGAAGTTAGAGCCGTTGGTCAATGGGAAGATCATCATGCAAATTATGCAGAAGTCAGAAAGTCCACTGATCGGAGAATGGAAAAAACGTTTGTTCAAGTGGCAGCTCGCGCATCCTGAAGGAAGCAGGGATGATTGCGTTGATTGGTTGAACGGATCGCAATCGAAACGCCAGAAAGTAGAATCCAGCAC